A single genomic interval of Nitrospira sp. harbors:
- a CDS encoding MFS transporter → MSTPAGSETQFRSHPLRALLFAQFCSAFNDNAWKLMVALLLIHQVAAAVGQTGPAFEAASQTQATIAFVVFTLPLMLFSLVAGVFADRFSKRTVIIAMKIVEVALMGAGTVVLWSHPTGGTALLVVLGAMGVHSAILSPAKYGILPELLPYERLSMGNGLLKLWTFAAIIAGTSSGGVLLQYSETAPWQAGLILTIVAAMGTAAAYAIPPVPPARTEGGVAETLAVAWATMRTDRLLSIAIGINVVFWTIASLFGQDMLIYAKSRLALSDALSGLPMAILAIGIGIGSVLAGRLSASKIEIGLIPPGAIGLALGLFILGLIPPSLTWTLVLMGGLGVASGFINVPINALIQWRAPADRRGAVIALGNTFVFGGILAGSLGAGLLSRLGLSASDILLACAVLSMIGTLVVVRLLPNSLLRFIVALLPRVLYHLTVIGQDHIPRKGGALLVPNHVSFIDGFLLFASLDRPVRFVVDEHYANHPLLKPFMRRLNVIAISSSGSPRLILRALRSAGQALDDGELVCIFPEGQITRTGTLLPFRRGFERIVKGRTTPIIPVHLDRVWGSIFSFNHGRFLWKLPERFPYPITVSFGAPLPPDTTADAVRRTIQALGEVAWQLRKSGRRSLHRQFISAMRRYPFRMAMADQNRPRVSSLQALIGSIVLARTLRPHWQDQQHIGVLLPPTVATALVNVAVALCGKTIVNLNYTVGKSGLEAAVRLADLHTVLTSRTFVEKAKLELPDGPSVIWLEDIAETIGTGQKLYATFLALFAPCRLIERACGQATPLTPDSLATIIFSSGSTGEPKGVMLSHFSIDSNCQGATQMLHLYQDERVLGILPFFHSFGYMVFWFVMFNNAAMVFHPSPLDVAAIGELIRHYRLTFIVITPTFLQLYTRRCTPEQFSSVRVILTGAEKLSARLAQSIEDKFGIGPIEGYGVTECAPVIAVNCPDFRAAGYYQPASRRGTVGQPLPGVSVQIVDPDRYTPLPVGTPGMLLVKGPNVMKGYLGREDLTAQVIRDGWYITGDIASMDDDGFLMITDRLSRFSKIGGEMVPHGKVEEALQQAAEAETQVFAVTGLPDEKKGERLVVLHTLDDSLIPDILVKLSATGLPNLFIPSRSQFVKVEALPVLGTGKLDLRGVKRIALERLPSGEA, encoded by the coding sequence ATGAGCACTCCAGCCGGTTCTGAAACCCAGTTTCGCTCCCATCCCCTTCGTGCCCTCCTCTTCGCCCAGTTTTGCAGCGCGTTCAATGACAACGCTTGGAAGTTGATGGTCGCGCTCCTCCTGATCCACCAGGTCGCTGCGGCTGTCGGCCAAACCGGCCCCGCTTTTGAAGCGGCTTCTCAGACTCAGGCTACTATCGCCTTCGTCGTGTTCACGCTGCCGCTCATGCTGTTCTCCCTGGTCGCCGGAGTCTTTGCGGATCGATTCAGCAAGCGCACCGTTATCATCGCGATGAAGATCGTTGAAGTGGCCTTGATGGGAGCCGGAACGGTGGTGCTCTGGAGTCATCCCACCGGCGGCACGGCCCTCCTCGTCGTCCTCGGAGCCATGGGGGTTCATAGCGCGATTCTCAGCCCAGCAAAGTACGGCATCCTGCCGGAGCTGCTTCCCTATGAGCGGCTTTCCATGGGAAATGGCCTGCTGAAACTCTGGACGTTTGCAGCGATCATCGCAGGAACCTCATCCGGCGGTGTTCTCCTTCAATACAGCGAAACCGCTCCCTGGCAAGCCGGTCTCATCTTGACCATCGTTGCCGCCATGGGAACCGCAGCAGCTTATGCAATTCCGCCTGTACCTCCAGCCAGAACCGAGGGCGGCGTTGCCGAAACCCTGGCCGTGGCTTGGGCAACCATGCGTACTGACCGTCTGCTCAGCATCGCGATTGGGATCAATGTCGTGTTTTGGACCATTGCGAGCCTATTCGGGCAGGACATGCTGATCTATGCAAAGAGCCGGTTAGCACTTTCAGACGCACTTTCCGGTCTTCCGATGGCCATCCTTGCCATCGGGATCGGTATCGGGTCGGTCCTGGCCGGCCGACTTTCCGCTTCCAAGATTGAAATCGGTCTGATCCCACCGGGAGCGATCGGGTTGGCGCTAGGTCTTTTCATCCTTGGCCTCATCCCACCGAGCCTGACCTGGACGCTCGTGTTGATGGGTGGACTCGGTGTCGCCAGCGGGTTTATTAATGTCCCGATCAATGCGCTGATTCAGTGGCGAGCTCCGGCTGACCGTCGTGGCGCCGTCATCGCTCTCGGCAATACCTTCGTGTTCGGGGGAATCCTTGCCGGTTCTCTAGGCGCTGGTCTCCTGTCACGGCTCGGTTTGTCAGCCAGCGACATCTTGCTGGCCTGTGCTGTCTTGTCAATGATCGGAACCCTGGTTGTCGTGAGGTTACTGCCGAACAGCCTGCTGCGATTCATCGTCGCCCTGCTACCCCGTGTTCTGTACCACCTCACTGTGATCGGACAGGATCATATCCCACGAAAAGGCGGGGCACTGCTGGTCCCCAATCATGTGTCGTTCATCGATGGGTTCCTGCTGTTCGCAAGTTTGGATCGTCCGGTGAGGTTCGTGGTCGATGAGCACTACGCCAATCACCCACTCCTCAAGCCCTTCATGAGGCGGCTCAACGTCATCGCGATTTCTTCATCGGGAAGTCCTCGCCTGATTCTTCGCGCTCTGCGCTCGGCAGGACAGGCGTTGGATGACGGCGAGCTGGTCTGCATTTTCCCCGAAGGTCAGATCACCCGCACCGGCACGCTCCTGCCGTTCCGCCGTGGTTTCGAACGGATCGTCAAGGGACGAACGACGCCCATCATCCCGGTTCACCTTGATCGCGTCTGGGGCAGCATCTTCAGCTTCAATCACGGCCGGTTTCTGTGGAAGCTTCCTGAACGTTTTCCCTACCCCATCACCGTCTCATTCGGTGCACCGCTGCCCCCGGATACAACGGCGGACGCTGTCCGCAGAACGATTCAGGCGCTTGGCGAAGTCGCCTGGCAGCTCAGGAAATCGGGTCGTCGGTCTCTTCATCGCCAGTTTATTTCGGCCATGCGTCGCTACCCATTCCGCATGGCCATGGCCGACCAGAATCGCCCCCGGGTGTCGTCCTTACAGGCCTTGATCGGCTCCATCGTCCTCGCACGCACACTACGCCCACACTGGCAAGACCAACAGCACATCGGTGTCTTGCTGCCGCCGACAGTCGCCACAGCCCTAGTCAATGTGGCCGTCGCCCTCTGCGGAAAGACCATCGTAAACTTGAACTATACGGTCGGGAAATCCGGCTTGGAAGCCGCGGTGCGCCTGGCGGACCTGCACACGGTTCTCACGAGCCGTACCTTCGTCGAAAAAGCCAAGCTCGAACTGCCGGATGGGCCGTCGGTGATATGGCTGGAGGACATTGCCGAGACGATCGGCACGGGGCAGAAACTCTATGCGACCTTCCTGGCCTTGTTCGCTCCCTGCCGCCTCATCGAGCGTGCTTGCGGGCAGGCAACCCCGCTCACCCCAGATAGCCTGGCCACGATCATCTTCAGTAGCGGCAGCACCGGCGAGCCGAAAGGCGTCATGCTCTCCCATTTCAGTATCGATTCCAACTGCCAAGGCGCCACGCAAATGCTCCATCTCTATCAAGATGAACGCGTCCTGGGCATCTTGCCCTTCTTTCATTCATTCGGCTACATGGTGTTCTGGTTCGTGATGTTCAATAACGCGGCGATGGTCTTTCATCCCTCGCCTCTTGACGTCGCGGCCATCGGGGAACTCATTCGCCACTACCGTCTCACGTTCATCGTCATCACTCCAACCTTCTTGCAGCTCTATACCCGCCGCTGCACTCCGGAGCAATTCAGTTCGGTGCGTGTGATCCTCACCGGCGCAGAAAAACTATCGGCTCGACTTGCACAGTCTATCGAGGACAAGTTTGGGATCGGACCAATCGAAGGCTACGGTGTCACGGAATGTGCTCCGGTCATTGCCGTCAACTGTCCGGACTTTCGCGCCGCCGGCTACTATCAACCGGCGTCGCGACGAGGGACCGTCGGCCAGCCGCTCCCGGGCGTATCCGTACAGATCGTCGATCCTGATAGGTACACTCCGCTGCCTGTCGGCACCCCCGGGATGTTGTTGGTGAAAGGCCCGAACGTCATGAAGGGCTACCTGGGACGCGAAGACCTCACCGCCCAGGTCATACGGGATGGGTGGTATATCACCGGGGACATCGCCTCCATGGACGACGATGGCTTCCTGATGATCACCGACCGACTTTCTCGCTTTTCCAAGATCGGAGGCGAGATGGTTCCGCACGGGAAAGTTGAAGAAGCCTTGCAGCAGGCGGCCGAAGCAGAAACACAAGTCTTTGCTGTCACCGGCCTTCCAGATGAGAAGAAAGGCGAGCGGTTGGTCGTCCTTCATACACTAGATGATAGCCTGATTCCCGATATCCTGGTGAAGCTATCGGCCACCGGCCTTCCCAACCTCTTTATCCCCTCGCGGAGTCAGTTTGTGAAAGTCGAGGCCTTGCCGGTGTTGGGAACCGGCAAGCTGGATCTGCGCGGTGTGAAGCGAATCGCGCTGGAGCGGCTCCCCTCGGGTGAAGCGTGA